Proteins encoded together in one Mus pahari chromosome 9, PAHARI_EIJ_v1.1, whole genome shotgun sequence window:
- the Avil gene encoding advillin — MSLSSAFRAVSNDPGIITWRIEKMELALVPLSAHGNFYEGDCYIVLSTRRVGSLLSQNIHFWIGKDSSQDEQSCAAIYTTQLDDYLGGSPVQHREVQYHESDTFRGYFKQGIIYKKGGVASGMKHVETNTYDVKRLLHVKGKRNIQATEVEMSWDSFNRGDVFLLDLGMVIIQWNGPESNSGERLKAMLLAKDIRDRERGGRAEIGVIEGDKEAASPGLMTVLQGTLGRRSIIKSAVPDETMDQQQKSNVMLYHVSDTAGQLSVTEVATRPLVQDLLNHDDCYILDQSGTKIYVWKGKGATKVEKQAAMSKALDFIKMKGYPSSTNVETVNDGAESAMFKQLFQKWSVKDQTTGLGKTFSIGKIAKIFQDKFDVTLLHTKPEVAAQERMVDDGNGKVEVWRIENLELVPVEYQWHGFFYGGDCYLVLYTYDVNGKPHYILYIWQGRHASRDELAASAYQAVEVDQQFDGAPVQVRVSMGKEPRHFMAIFKGKLVIYEGGTSRKGNEEPDPPVRLFQVHGNDKSNTKAVEVPASASSLNSNDVFLLRTQAEHYLWYGKGSSGDERAMAKELVDLLCDGNADTVAEGQEPPEFWDLLGGKTAYANDKRLQQETLDVQVRLFECSNKTGRFLVTEVTDFTQDDLSPSDVMLLDTWDQVFLWIGAEANATEKEGALSTAQEYLVTHPSGRDPDTPILIIKQGFEPPTFTGWFLAWDPHIWSEGKSYEQLKNELGDATAIVRITADMKNATLYLNPSDCEPKHYPVEVLRKGQNQELPEDVDPAKKENYLSEQDFVSVFGITRGQFAALPGWKQLQLKKERGLF, encoded by the exons ATGACTACCTGGGAGGCAGCCCGGTGCAGCATCGTGAGGTCCAGTACCACGAGTCCGACACCTTCCGTGGCTACTTCAAGCAGGGCATCAT CTATAAGAAGGGGGGTGTGGCCTCTGGGATGAAGCACGTGGAGACCAACACCTATGATGTGAAGAGGCTGCTACATGTAAAGGGGAAAAGAAACATCCAAGCCACGGAG GTGGAAATGAGCTGGGACAGCTTTAACCGAGGCGATGTCTTCCTGCTGGACCTTGGGATGGTTATCATCCAGTGGAATGGCCCGGAGAGCAACAGTGGGGAACGTCTCAAG GCTATGCTTCTGGCAAAGGACATTCGGGACAGGGAGCGAGGGGGCCGTGCTGAAATCGGGGTGATTGAGGGAGACAAAGAGGCGGCCAGCCCAGGGCTGATGACAGTCCTCCAGGGTACCCTAGGCCGACGCTCCATTATAAAGTCTGCAGTTCCTGATGAGACCATGGATCAACAACAGAAATCAAATGTCATGTTGTATCA TGTCTCTGACACAGCTGGGCAGCTGTCGGTCACAGAGGTGGCAACAAGGCCCCTGGTCCAGGACCTACTGAACCATGAT GACTGCTACATCCTGGACCAAAGTGGCACCAAGATCTACGTGTGGAAAGGCAAAGGAGCCACCAAGGTTGAGAAACAGGCGGCCATGTCCAAAGCCCTG GATTTCATCAAGATGAAGGGATACCCCAGCAGCACCAACGTGGAGACCGTCAATGATGGCGCAGAGTCAGCCATGTTCAAACAGTTGTTCCAGAAATGGTCAGTGAAGGACCAGACCACCGGCTTGGGGAAAACCTTCAGCATTGGTAAAATCG CTAAAATCTTCCAGGACAAGTTTGATGTGACTCTGCTACACACCAAGCCAGAAGTGGCTGCACAGGAGAGAATGGTGGACGACGGGAACGGCAAGGTTGAG GTCTGGAGAATTGAGAACCTGGAGCTGGTCCCTGTGGAATACCAGTGGCATGGCTTCTTCTACGGGGGAGACTGCTATCTGGTTCTCTACACGTATGATGTGAACGGGAAACCCCACTACATCTTGTACATCTGGCAG GGCCGCCATGCATCCCGGGATGAGCTGGCAGCCTCGGCCTATCAGGCGGTGGAGGTGGATCAGCAGTTCGACGGAGCCCCTGTGCAGGTCCGGGTTAGCATGGGGAAGGAGCCACGCCACTTCATGGCCATCTTCAAAGGAAAGCTGGTTATCTACGAG GGCGGGACTTCCAGGAAGGGAAATGAGGAGCCTGACCCTCCAGTAAGGCTCTTCCAGGTCCATGGGAACGACAAATCCAACACCAAAGCGGTGGAGGTCCCGGCCTCTGCTTCCTCGCTCAACTCCAATGATGTCTTTCTGCTTCGGACTCAGGCAGAGCACTACCTGTGGTATGGCAAG GGGTCGAGTGGAGACGAGCGGGCGATGGCTAAGGAACTGGTCGACCTTCTCTGTGATGGCAATGCGGACACTGTGGCTGAGGGCCAGGAGCCACCTGAGTTCTGGGACCTTCTGGGAGGAAAGACAGCCTATGCTAATGACAAAAG GCTGCAGCAAGAAACCCTGGACGTCCAGGTCCGGCTCTTTGAATGTTCCAACAAGACTGGCAGGTTCCTTGTCACTGAGGTCACGGACTTCACCCAGGACGACCTGAGCCCAAGTGATGTGATGCTCTTGGACACCTGGGACCAG GTGTTCCTGTGGATAGGAGCAGAGGCCAATGCCACGGAGAAGGAGGGGGCCCTCTCGACGGCCCAGGAGTACCTGGTCACACACCCCAGTGGCCGAGACCCCGACACACCGATCCTGATCATCAAGCAGGGCTTTGAGCCCCCCACCTTCACAGGCTGGTTCCTGGCATGGGACCCTCACATTTGGAGC GAAGGAAAATCATACGAGCAGTTAAAGAACGAGCTAGGAGATGCCACTGCCATCGTGCGAATCACCGCT GACATGAAGAACGCCACACTCTACCTGAATCCTAGTGACTGTGAGCCGAAGCACTACCCGGTGGAAGTTCTGCGGAAAGGGCAGAACCAGGAGCTGCCTGAGGATGTGGACCCCGCCAAAAAGGAG aaCTACCTCTCGGAGCAAGACTTTGTATCTGTGTTTGGCATCACGAGAGGGCAGTTCGCTGCTCTGCCTGGCTGGAAACAGCTCCAGCTGAAGAAGGAAAGGGGCCTTTTCTAG